One region of Arvicola amphibius chromosome 3, mArvAmp1.2, whole genome shotgun sequence genomic DNA includes:
- the Esam gene encoding endothelial cell-selective adhesion molecule isoform X1 yields the protein MIIPAGTPETSLLPVLFLGLSTLASFSLAQLELHVPAGLNKLEAVEGEEVVLPIWYTMTPEQSSSQPWEEPLLIWFLEQEGKELNQVLSYINGAVSSKPRVSLVHSISTRNVSLRLEALQEEDSGTYRCSVNVKDGESTVMGHSSKSIELKVLVPPAPPSCSFQGAPYVGTNVTLNCKSPRSKPTAQYQWEKLAPSAQVFFGPNLGKGISRDAVRGSLKLTNISTSMSGVYVCKAQNRVGFSQCNVTLEVMTGSKAAVVVGAIVGTLVGLVLLAGLVLLYQRRTKTLEELANDIKEDAIAPRTLPWTKGSDTISKNGTLSSVSSARALRPPKTAPPRPGTFTPTPSVSSQALASPRLARTDGPPPQAVSLSPGGVSSSALSRMGAVPVMVPAQSQAGSLV from the exons ATGATTATTCCGGCTGGAACCCCCGAGACCAGCTTGCTGCCGGTTTTGTTCCTGGGACTGAGTACCCTCG CTTCCTTCTCACTGGCTCAGCTGGAGCTGCACGTGCCCGCCGGCCTCAACAAATTGGAGGcagtagagggagaggaagtggtGCTCCCCATCTGGTACACGATGACGCCAGAGCAGTCTTCGTCCCAACCTTGGGAGGAGCCCCTCCTGATATGGTTTTTGGAACAAGAAGGGAAGGAACTAAACCAG GTGTTGTCCTATATCAATGGGGCTGTGTCCAGTAAACCTCGAGTATCCCTTGTCCATTCTATCTCCACGCGGAATGTGTCCCTGAGGCTGGAGGCCCTCCAGGAGGAAGACTCTGGAACCTACCGTTGTTCTGTCAATGTGAAAGATGGTGAAAGCACAGTCATGGGTCACAGCAGCAAAAGCATAGAGCTCAAAGTGCTGG ttcctccagctcctccatccTGTAGTTTCCAGGGTGCACCCTACGTGGGGACGAATGTGACCCTGAACTGCAAATCCCCAAGGAGTAAGCCTACTGCACAGTATCAGTGGGAGAAGCTGGCCCCATCCGCCCAGGTTTTCTTCGGACCAAACTTAGGTAAAGGGATTTCTAGAG ATGCCGTCCGTGGATCCTTAAAGCTCACCAACATTTCCACTTCCATGTCTGGAGTCTATGTCTGCAAGGCCCAAAACAGAGTGGGCTTTTCCCAGTGCAATGTGACCCTGGAAGTGATGACAG GGTCTAAGGCTGCTGTGGTTGTTGGAGCCATTGTGGGCACTCTGGTTGGGTTGGTGCTGCTGGCTGGACTAGTCTTGTTGTACCAACGCCGGACCAAGACCCTGGAGGAGCTGGCCAATGATATCAA GGAAGATGCCATTGCTCCTCGGACCTTGCCTTGGACCAAAGGCTCAGACACCATCTCTAAGAACGGAAcactttcctctgtctcctcagcacgGGCTCTCCGGCCACCCAAGACTGCTCCTCCAAGACCTGGCACATTTACCCCCACACCTAGCGTCTCTAGTCAGGCCCTAGCCTCACCAAGACTGGCCAGGACAGATGGACCCCCGCCTCAGGCAGTATCCCTGAGCCCAGGTGGGGTTTCTTCTTCAGCTCTGAGCCGCATGGGTGCCGTGCCTGTGATGGTACCTGCTCAGAGTCAGGCTGGGTCTCTCGTGTGA
- the Esam gene encoding endothelial cell-selective adhesion molecule isoform X2, whose translation MIIPAGTPETSLLPVLFLGLSTLASFSLAQLELHVPAGLNKLEAVEGEEVVLPIWYTMTPEQSSSQPWEEPLLIWFLEQEGKELNQVLSYINGAVSSKPRVSLVHSISTRNVSLRLEALQEEDSGTYRCSVNVKDGESTVMGHSSKSIELKVLVPPAPPSCSFQGAPYVGTNVTLNCKSPRSKPTAQYQWEKLAPSAQVFFGPNLDAVRGSLKLTNISTSMSGVYVCKAQNRVGFSQCNVTLEVMTGSKAAVVVGAIVGTLVGLVLLAGLVLLYQRRTKTLEELANDIKEDAIAPRTLPWTKGSDTISKNGTLSSVSSARALRPPKTAPPRPGTFTPTPSVSSQALASPRLARTDGPPPQAVSLSPGGVSSSALSRMGAVPVMVPAQSQAGSLV comes from the exons ATGATTATTCCGGCTGGAACCCCCGAGACCAGCTTGCTGCCGGTTTTGTTCCTGGGACTGAGTACCCTCG CTTCCTTCTCACTGGCTCAGCTGGAGCTGCACGTGCCCGCCGGCCTCAACAAATTGGAGGcagtagagggagaggaagtggtGCTCCCCATCTGGTACACGATGACGCCAGAGCAGTCTTCGTCCCAACCTTGGGAGGAGCCCCTCCTGATATGGTTTTTGGAACAAGAAGGGAAGGAACTAAACCAG GTGTTGTCCTATATCAATGGGGCTGTGTCCAGTAAACCTCGAGTATCCCTTGTCCATTCTATCTCCACGCGGAATGTGTCCCTGAGGCTGGAGGCCCTCCAGGAGGAAGACTCTGGAACCTACCGTTGTTCTGTCAATGTGAAAGATGGTGAAAGCACAGTCATGGGTCACAGCAGCAAAAGCATAGAGCTCAAAGTGCTGG ttcctccagctcctccatccTGTAGTTTCCAGGGTGCACCCTACGTGGGGACGAATGTGACCCTGAACTGCAAATCCCCAAGGAGTAAGCCTACTGCACAGTATCAGTGGGAGAAGCTGGCCCCATCCGCCCAGGTTTTCTTCGGACCAAACTTAG ATGCCGTCCGTGGATCCTTAAAGCTCACCAACATTTCCACTTCCATGTCTGGAGTCTATGTCTGCAAGGCCCAAAACAGAGTGGGCTTTTCCCAGTGCAATGTGACCCTGGAAGTGATGACAG GGTCTAAGGCTGCTGTGGTTGTTGGAGCCATTGTGGGCACTCTGGTTGGGTTGGTGCTGCTGGCTGGACTAGTCTTGTTGTACCAACGCCGGACCAAGACCCTGGAGGAGCTGGCCAATGATATCAA GGAAGATGCCATTGCTCCTCGGACCTTGCCTTGGACCAAAGGCTCAGACACCATCTCTAAGAACGGAAcactttcctctgtctcctcagcacgGGCTCTCCGGCCACCCAAGACTGCTCCTCCAAGACCTGGCACATTTACCCCCACACCTAGCGTCTCTAGTCAGGCCCTAGCCTCACCAAGACTGGCCAGGACAGATGGACCCCCGCCTCAGGCAGTATCCCTGAGCCCAGGTGGGGTTTCTTCTTCAGCTCTGAGCCGCATGGGTGCCGTGCCTGTGATGGTACCTGCTCAGAGTCAGGCTGGGTCTCTCGTGTGA
- the Esam gene encoding endothelial cell-selective adhesion molecule isoform X3: protein MTSFSLAQLELHVPAGLNKLEAVEGEEVVLPIWYTMTPEQSSSQPWEEPLLIWFLEQEGKELNQVLSYINGAVSSKPRVSLVHSISTRNVSLRLEALQEEDSGTYRCSVNVKDGESTVMGHSSKSIELKVLVPPAPPSCSFQGAPYVGTNVTLNCKSPRSKPTAQYQWEKLAPSAQVFFGPNLGKGISRDAVRGSLKLTNISTSMSGVYVCKAQNRVGFSQCNVTLEVMTGSKAAVVVGAIVGTLVGLVLLAGLVLLYQRRTKTLEELANDIKEDAIAPRTLPWTKGSDTISKNGTLSSVSSARALRPPKTAPPRPGTFTPTPSVSSQALASPRLARTDGPPPQAVSLSPGGVSSSALSRMGAVPVMVPAQSQAGSLV from the exons ATGA CTTCCTTCTCACTGGCTCAGCTGGAGCTGCACGTGCCCGCCGGCCTCAACAAATTGGAGGcagtagagggagaggaagtggtGCTCCCCATCTGGTACACGATGACGCCAGAGCAGTCTTCGTCCCAACCTTGGGAGGAGCCCCTCCTGATATGGTTTTTGGAACAAGAAGGGAAGGAACTAAACCAG GTGTTGTCCTATATCAATGGGGCTGTGTCCAGTAAACCTCGAGTATCCCTTGTCCATTCTATCTCCACGCGGAATGTGTCCCTGAGGCTGGAGGCCCTCCAGGAGGAAGACTCTGGAACCTACCGTTGTTCTGTCAATGTGAAAGATGGTGAAAGCACAGTCATGGGTCACAGCAGCAAAAGCATAGAGCTCAAAGTGCTGG ttcctccagctcctccatccTGTAGTTTCCAGGGTGCACCCTACGTGGGGACGAATGTGACCCTGAACTGCAAATCCCCAAGGAGTAAGCCTACTGCACAGTATCAGTGGGAGAAGCTGGCCCCATCCGCCCAGGTTTTCTTCGGACCAAACTTAGGTAAAGGGATTTCTAGAG ATGCCGTCCGTGGATCCTTAAAGCTCACCAACATTTCCACTTCCATGTCTGGAGTCTATGTCTGCAAGGCCCAAAACAGAGTGGGCTTTTCCCAGTGCAATGTGACCCTGGAAGTGATGACAG GGTCTAAGGCTGCTGTGGTTGTTGGAGCCATTGTGGGCACTCTGGTTGGGTTGGTGCTGCTGGCTGGACTAGTCTTGTTGTACCAACGCCGGACCAAGACCCTGGAGGAGCTGGCCAATGATATCAA GGAAGATGCCATTGCTCCTCGGACCTTGCCTTGGACCAAAGGCTCAGACACCATCTCTAAGAACGGAAcactttcctctgtctcctcagcacgGGCTCTCCGGCCACCCAAGACTGCTCCTCCAAGACCTGGCACATTTACCCCCACACCTAGCGTCTCTAGTCAGGCCCTAGCCTCACCAAGACTGGCCAGGACAGATGGACCCCCGCCTCAGGCAGTATCCCTGAGCCCAGGTGGGGTTTCTTCTTCAGCTCTGAGCCGCATGGGTGCCGTGCCTGTGATGGTACCTGCTCAGAGTCAGGCTGGGTCTCTCGTGTGA
- the Esam gene encoding endothelial cell-selective adhesion molecule isoform X4, with amino-acid sequence MTPEQSSSQPWEEPLLIWFLEQEGKELNQVLSYINGAVSSKPRVSLVHSISTRNVSLRLEALQEEDSGTYRCSVNVKDGESTVMGHSSKSIELKVLVPPAPPSCSFQGAPYVGTNVTLNCKSPRSKPTAQYQWEKLAPSAQVFFGPNLGKGISRDAVRGSLKLTNISTSMSGVYVCKAQNRVGFSQCNVTLEVMTGSKAAVVVGAIVGTLVGLVLLAGLVLLYQRRTKTLEELANDIKEDAIAPRTLPWTKGSDTISKNGTLSSVSSARALRPPKTAPPRPGTFTPTPSVSSQALASPRLARTDGPPPQAVSLSPGGVSSSALSRMGAVPVMVPAQSQAGSLV; translated from the exons ATGACGCCAGAGCAGTCTTCGTCCCAACCTTGGGAGGAGCCCCTCCTGATATGGTTTTTGGAACAAGAAGGGAAGGAACTAAACCAG GTGTTGTCCTATATCAATGGGGCTGTGTCCAGTAAACCTCGAGTATCCCTTGTCCATTCTATCTCCACGCGGAATGTGTCCCTGAGGCTGGAGGCCCTCCAGGAGGAAGACTCTGGAACCTACCGTTGTTCTGTCAATGTGAAAGATGGTGAAAGCACAGTCATGGGTCACAGCAGCAAAAGCATAGAGCTCAAAGTGCTGG ttcctccagctcctccatccTGTAGTTTCCAGGGTGCACCCTACGTGGGGACGAATGTGACCCTGAACTGCAAATCCCCAAGGAGTAAGCCTACTGCACAGTATCAGTGGGAGAAGCTGGCCCCATCCGCCCAGGTTTTCTTCGGACCAAACTTAGGTAAAGGGATTTCTAGAG ATGCCGTCCGTGGATCCTTAAAGCTCACCAACATTTCCACTTCCATGTCTGGAGTCTATGTCTGCAAGGCCCAAAACAGAGTGGGCTTTTCCCAGTGCAATGTGACCCTGGAAGTGATGACAG GGTCTAAGGCTGCTGTGGTTGTTGGAGCCATTGTGGGCACTCTGGTTGGGTTGGTGCTGCTGGCTGGACTAGTCTTGTTGTACCAACGCCGGACCAAGACCCTGGAGGAGCTGGCCAATGATATCAA GGAAGATGCCATTGCTCCTCGGACCTTGCCTTGGACCAAAGGCTCAGACACCATCTCTAAGAACGGAAcactttcctctgtctcctcagcacgGGCTCTCCGGCCACCCAAGACTGCTCCTCCAAGACCTGGCACATTTACCCCCACACCTAGCGTCTCTAGTCAGGCCCTAGCCTCACCAAGACTGGCCAGGACAGATGGACCCCCGCCTCAGGCAGTATCCCTGAGCCCAGGTGGGGTTTCTTCTTCAGCTCTGAGCCGCATGGGTGCCGTGCCTGTGATGGTACCTGCTCAGAGTCAGGCTGGGTCTCTCGTGTGA
- the Vsig2 gene encoding V-set and immunoglobulin domain-containing protein 2, whose translation MAWALVGAFLCGSLLGFVCLSGLAVEVTVPTEPLSMPKGKTAELSCRYSTSVGDNFALEWSFVQPGKPISASLPILYFTNDHLYPTGSKADRASLLHNPPTGGVATLKLTDLRPSDTGTYLCNVNNPPDFYTNGLGLINLTVLVAPSEPLCSHSGQTSVGGSVALRCSSSEGAPKPVYNWVRLGSSPTPPPGNMVQDEVSGQLILTNLSLTSSGTYRCVASNQMGSASCELDLSVTDSSEGRVAGTLIGVLLGVLLLSVTAFCLIRFQKERKKEPKETYRGSDLREDATAPGISEQASRRADFSKGLLEKSPSASMVTTKSKLSMVV comes from the exons ATGGCCTGGGCCCTGGTGGGGGCTTTCCTCTGCGGATCCTTGCTGGGCTTCGTGTGCCTGAGCG GGCTAGCCGTGGAGGTGACCGTGCCCACTGAGCCACTGAGCATGCCTAAGGGCAAGACAGCAGAGCTGAGCTGCAGGTACAGCACGTCCGTGGGGGATAACTTCGCCTTGGAGTGGAGCTTTGTGCAGCCTGGGAAACCCATCTCTGCGTCTCTTCCC ATACTGTACTTCACCAATGACCACCTGTATCCCACCGGCTCTAAAGCAGATCGGGCCAGTCTTCTCCACAACCCCCCCACAGGAGGAGTGGCTACTCTGAAACTGACTGACCTCCGCCCCTCAGACACTGGAACCTACCTCTGCAACGTTAACAACCCACCAGATTTCTACACCAATGGGTTGGGGTTAATCAACCTTACCGTGCTTG TGGCCCCCAGTGAGCCCTTATGCAGCCACAGTGGGCAAACCTCTGTGGGAGGTTCTGTTGCACTGAGATGCAGCTCCTCCGAGGGAGCGCCCAAGCCAGTGTACAACTGGGTCCGGCTTGGATCTTCTCCTACACCTCCTCCTGGTAACATGGTTCAAG ATGAAGTGTCTGGCCAGCTCATTCTCACCAATCTCTCCCTGACCTCCTCTGGCACCTACCGTTGTGTGGCCAGCAACCAGATGGGCAGTGCCTCCTGTGAGCTGGACCTCTCAGTGACTG ACTCATCTGAAGGCCGAGTGGCCGGGACGCTGATTGGGGTGCTCCTGGGTGTGTTGCTGCTGTCAGTCACCGCATTCTGCCTGATCAGGttccagaaagagaggaagaaggagcccAAGGAGACATACAGGGGTAGTGACCTTCG GGAGGATGCCACCGCACCTGGGATTTCTGAGCAAGCTTCTAGGAGGGCCGATTTCAGCAAAGGGCTCCTGGAGAAGTCCCCATCCGCCAGCATGGTGACAACCAAGTCCAAACTCTCTATGGTTGTCTGA
- the Nrgn gene encoding neurogranin, with amino-acid sequence MDCCTESACSKPDDDILDIPLDDPGANAAAAKIQASFRGHMARKKIKSGECGRKGPGPGGPGGAGGARGGAGGGPSGD; translated from the exons ATGGACTGCTGCACG GAGAGCGCCTGCTCCAAGCCAGACGACGATATTCTAGACATCCCGCTGGACGATCCGGGAGCCAACGCCGCTGCAGCCAAAATCCAGGCGAGTTTCCGGGGCCACATGGCGAGGAAGAAGATAAAGAGTGGAGAGTGCGGCCGGAAGGGACCGGGCCCCGGGGGACCGGGCGGAGCTGGGGGCGCCCGGGGAGGCGCGGGCGGCGGCCCCAGCGGAGACTAG